One window from the genome of Streptomyces sp. NBC_00708 encodes:
- the rplW gene encoding 50S ribosomal protein L23, producing MSEATVTSKTYDDPRDVLVKPVVSEKSYALLDENKYTFIVAPGSNKTQIKQAVEAVFSVKVTGVNTINRQGKRKRTKSGFGKRADTKRAIVTLAEGDRIDIFGGPTS from the coding sequence ATGAGCGAGGCGACCGTTACCAGCAAGACCTACGACGACCCGCGCGACGTTCTCGTCAAGCCGGTTGTCTCGGAGAAGAGCTACGCGCTGCTCGACGAGAACAAGTACACGTTCATCGTCGCGCCGGGCTCCAACAAGACCCAGATCAAGCAGGCCGTCGAGGCGGTCTTCTCGGTCAAGGTCACCGGGGTCAACACGATCAACCGCCAGGGCAAGCGCAAGCGCACCAAGAGCGGTTTCGGCAAGCGCGCTGACACCAAGCGCGCCATCGTGACCCTCGCTGAGGGCGACCGTATCGACATCTTCGGCGGCCCGACCTCCTAG
- the rplB gene encoding 50S ribosomal protein L2, with product MGIRKYKPTTPGRRGSSVADFVEITRSTPEKSLVRPLHNKGGRNNTGRVTVRHQGGGHKRAYRVIDFRRHDKDGVPAKVAHIEYDPNRTARIALLHYADGEKRYIIAPRGLGQGDRVENGPAADIKPGNNLALRNIPVGTTIHAIELRPGGGAKFARSAGASVQLLAKEGTMAHLRMPSGEIRLVDARCRATIGEVGNAEQSNINWGKAGRMRWKGVRPTVRGVVMNPVDHPHGGGEGKTSGGRHPVSPWGKKEGRTRSPKKASNKYIVRRRKTNKKR from the coding sequence ATGGGTATCCGCAAGTACAAGCCGACGACCCCGGGCCGTCGTGGCTCCAGCGTCGCCGACTTTGTCGAGATCACGCGGTCCACGCCGGAGAAGTCGCTGGTCCGCCCCCTGCACAACAAGGGCGGCCGTAACAACACCGGTCGTGTGACCGTTCGCCACCAGGGTGGTGGCCACAAGCGCGCCTACCGCGTGATCGACTTCCGTCGTCACGACAAGGACGGCGTGCCGGCCAAGGTCGCGCACATCGAGTACGACCCCAACCGCACCGCGCGCATCGCGCTCCTGCACTACGCGGACGGCGAGAAGCGCTACATCATCGCGCCGCGTGGTCTGGGCCAGGGCGACCGTGTCGAGAACGGCCCGGCCGCCGACATCAAGCCCGGCAACAACCTGGCGCTGCGCAACATCCCGGTCGGTACGACCATCCACGCCATCGAGCTGCGGCCCGGCGGCGGCGCGAAGTTCGCCCGTTCCGCGGGTGCCTCCGTGCAGCTGCTGGCGAAGGAGGGCACCATGGCCCACCTTCGTATGCCGTCGGGTGAGATCCGCCTGGTCGACGCCCGCTGCCGCGCCACCATCGGCGAGGTCGGCAACGCCGAGCAGTCGAACATCAACTGGGGCAAGGCCGGCCGCATGCGGTGGAAGGGCGTTCGCCCGACCGTCCGTGGTGTCGTCATGAACCCGGTCGACCACCCGCACGGTGGTGGTGAGGGTAAGACCTCCGGTGGCCGTCACCCGGTTTCGCCGTGGGGTAAGAAGGAAGGTCGTACTCGTTCGCCCAAGAAGGCGTCGAACAAGTACATCGTCCGCCGCCGCAAGACGAACAAGAAGCGCTAG
- the rpsS gene encoding 30S ribosomal protein S19 gives MPRSLKKGPFVDGHLAKKVDVQNEAGTKNVIKTWSRRSMIVPAMLGHTIAVHNGKIHVPVFVTESMVGHKLGEFSPTRTFRGHVKDDRKSKRR, from the coding sequence ATGCCGCGCAGTCTCAAGAAGGGGCCCTTCGTCGACGGCCACCTCGCCAAGAAGGTGGACGTACAGAACGAGGCAGGCACCAAGAACGTCATCAAGACCTGGTCCCGTCGCTCGATGATCGTCCCGGCCATGCTGGGTCACACCATCGCGGTGCACAACGGCAAGATCCACGTCCCGGTGTTCGTCACCGAGTCGATGGTCGGCCACAAGCTCGGCGAGTTCTCGCCGACTCGCACCTTCCGCGGCCACGTCAAGGACGACCGGAAGTCGAAGCGCCGCTAA
- the rplV gene encoding 50S ribosomal protein L22, which translates to MEARAQARYIRVTPMKARRVVDLIRGMDATEAQAVLRFAPQAASVPVGKVLDSAIANAAHNYDHTDASSLVISEAYVDEGPTLKRFRPRAQGRAYRIRKRTSHITVVVSSKEGTR; encoded by the coding sequence ATGGAAGCCAGGGCCCAGGCGCGGTACATCCGCGTCACGCCCATGAAGGCCCGCCGCGTGGTGGACCTCATCCGTGGCATGGATGCCACGGAGGCTCAGGCGGTCCTGCGTTTCGCCCCGCAGGCCGCGAGCGTGCCGGTTGGCAAGGTGCTGGACAGCGCCATTGCCAACGCTGCACACAACTACGACCACACCGACGCCTCTTCGCTGGTCATCAGCGAGGCGTACGTGGACGAGGGCCCGACCCTGAAGCGGTTCCGTCCGCGTGCCCAGGGCCGTGCCTACCGGATCCGTAAGCGGACCAGCCACATCACCGTGGTCGTCAGCAGCAAGGAAGGAACCCGGTAA
- the rpsC gene encoding 30S ribosomal protein S3, protein MGQKVNPHGFRLGITTDFKSRWYADKLYKDYVKEDVAIRRMMTKGMERAGISKVEIERTRDRVRVDIHTARPGIVIGRRGAEADRIRGELEKLTGKQVQLNILEVKNPEVDAQLVAQAVAEQLSSRVSFRRAMRKSMQSTMKAGAKGIKVQCGGRLGGAEMSRSEFYREGRVPLHTLRANVDYGFFEAKTTFGRIGVKVWIYKGDVKNIAEVRAENAAARAGNRPARGGADRPAGRGGRGGERGGRGRKPQQSAPAAEAPKAEAPAAAPAAESTGTEA, encoded by the coding sequence ATGGGCCAGAAGGTAAACCCGCACGGGTTCCGGCTCGGCATCACCACGGACTTCAAGTCCCGCTGGTACGCCGACAAGCTGTACAAGGACTACGTCAAGGAAGACGTCGCCATTCGTCGCATGATGACGAAGGGCATGGAGCGCGCCGGCATCTCGAAGGTTGAGATCGAGCGCACCCGCGACCGCGTCCGCGTCGACATCCACACCGCTCGTCCGGGCATCGTCATCGGCCGCCGCGGCGCCGAGGCCGACCGCATCCGCGGCGAGCTGGAGAAGCTGACCGGCAAGCAGGTCCAGCTGAACATCCTCGAGGTCAAGAACCCCGAGGTGGACGCTCAGCTGGTGGCCCAGGCCGTCGCCGAGCAGCTCTCCTCCCGCGTCTCCTTCCGTCGTGCCATGCGCAAGAGCATGCAGAGCACGATGAAGGCCGGCGCCAAGGGCATCAAGGTCCAGTGCGGCGGTCGCCTCGGCGGCGCCGAGATGTCCCGCTCGGAGTTCTACCGCGAGGGCCGTGTGCCCCTGCACACGCTCCGCGCGAACGTCGACTACGGCTTCTTCGAGGCCAAGACGACCTTCGGCCGCATCGGCGTGAAGGTCTGGATCTACAAGGGCGACGTCAAGAACATCGCCGAGGTCCGCGCCGAGAACGCTGCTGCCCGTGCGGGCAACCGCCCGGCCCGTGGCGGCGCTGACCGTCCGGCCGGCCGCGGTGGCCGCGGTGGCGAGCGTGGCGGCCGTGGCCGCAAGCCGCAGCAGTCGGCTCCGGCCGCCGAGGCCCCCAAGGCCGAGGCGCCCGCCGCTGCTCCGGCTGCTGAGAGCACCGGAACGGAGGCCTGA
- the rplP gene encoding 50S ribosomal protein L16, protein MLIPRRVKHRKQHHPKRSGMSKGGTQVAFGEYGIQALTPAYVTNRQIESARIAMTRHIKRGGKVWINIYPDRPLTKKPAETRMGSGKGSPEWWIANVKPGRVMFELSYPNEKIAREALTRAAHKLPMKCRIVKREAGEA, encoded by the coding sequence ATGCTGATCCCCCGTAGGGTCAAGCACCGCAAGCAGCACCACCCGAAGCGCAGCGGCATGTCCAAGGGTGGCACGCAGGTTGCGTTCGGCGAGTACGGCATCCAGGCGCTGACCCCGGCGTACGTGACGAACCGTCAGATCGAGTCCGCTCGTATCGCCATGACGCGTCACATCAAGCGTGGCGGCAAGGTCTGGATCAACATCTACCCGGACCGTCCCCTGACGAAGAAGCCGGCCGAGACCCGCATGGGTTCCGGTAAGGGTTCGCCGGAATGGTGGATCGCCAACGTCAAGCCCGGACGCGTCATGTTCGAGCTGTCGTACCCCAACGAGAAGATCGCCCGTGAGGCGCTTACTCGCGCGGCCCACAAGCTGCCGATGAAGTGCCGGATCGTCAAGCGCGAGGCAGGTGAAGCGTGA
- the rpmC gene encoding 50S ribosomal protein L29: MSAGTKASELRELGNEELLNKLREAKEELFNLRFQAATGQLENHGRLKSVRKDIARIYTLMRERELGIETVESV, translated from the coding sequence ATGTCGGCCGGTACCAAGGCGTCCGAGCTGCGCGAGCTGGGCAACGAGGAGCTTCTCAACAAGCTCCGCGAGGCCAAGGAAGAGCTGTTCAACCTCCGCTTCCAGGCGGCGACGGGCCAGCTCGAGAACCACGGTCGGCTCAAGTCCGTCCGTAAGGACATCGCCCGGATCTACACCCTGATGCGCGAGCGCGAGCTCGGTATCGAGACGGTGGAGAGCGTCTGA
- the rpsQ gene encoding 30S ribosomal protein S17: MSEKTVTETKTERGFRKTREGLVVSDKMDKTVVVAVEDRVKHALYGKVIRRTNKLKAHDEQNAAGVGDRVLLMETRPLSATKRWRIVEILEKAK, encoded by the coding sequence ATGAGCGAGAAGACTGTGACTGAGACCAAGACCGAGCGCGGCTTCCGCAAGACCCGCGAGGGCCTCGTCGTCAGCGACAAGATGGACAAGACCGTCGTCGTCGCCGTCGAGGACCGCGTGAAGCACGCGCTGTACGGCAAGGTCATCCGCCGTACGAACAAGCTCAAGGCCCACGACGAGCAGAACGCCGCCGGCGTCGGCGACCGCGTCCTCCTGATGGAGACCCGGCCGCTGTCCGCCACGAAGCGGTGGCGCATCGTCGAGATCCTCGAGAAGGCCAAGTAA
- the rplN gene encoding 50S ribosomal protein L14 — protein sequence MIQQESRLRVADNTGAKEILTIRVLGGSGRRYAGIGDVIVATVKDAIPGGNVKKGDVVKAVIVRTVKERRRQDGSYIRFDENAAVILKNDGDPRGTRIFGPVGRELREKKFMKIISLAPEVL from the coding sequence GTGATCCAGCAGGAGTCGCGACTGCGTGTCGCCGACAACACGGGTGCGAAGGAAATTCTCACCATCCGTGTTCTCGGTGGCTCGGGTCGCCGCTACGCGGGCATCGGTGACGTCATCGTCGCCACCGTCAAGGACGCGATCCCCGGTGGCAACGTGAAGAAGGGTGACGTCGTCAAGGCGGTCATCGTTCGCACCGTCAAGGAGCGTCGTCGCCAGGATGGCTCGTACATCCGCTTCGACGAGAACGCCGCCGTCATTCTGAAGAACGACGGCGACCCCCGCGGCACCCGTATCTTCGGCCCGGTGGGCCGTGAGCTGCGCGAGAAGAAGTTCATGAAGATCATCTCGCTCGCGCCGGAGGTGCTGTAA
- the rplX gene encoding 50S ribosomal protein L24 — protein sequence MKIKKGDLVQVITGKDKGKQGKVIVAYPAQDRVLVEGVNRVKKHTKAGQTARGSQTGGIVTTEAPIHVSNVQLVVEKDGNKVVTRVGYRFDDEGNKIRVAKRTGEDI from the coding sequence ATGAAGATCAAGAAGGGCGACCTGGTTCAGGTCATCACCGGTAAGGACAAGGGCAAGCAGGGCAAGGTCATCGTTGCCTACCCCGCTCAGGACCGCGTCCTCGTCGAGGGTGTCAACCGGGTCAAGAAGCACACCAAGGCCGGCCAGACCGCTCGCGGTTCGCAGACCGGTGGCATTGTGACGACCGAGGCCCCGATCCACGTCAGCAACGTGCAGCTGGTTGTTGAGAAGGACGGCAACAAGGTCGTTACTCGCGTCGGCTACCGCTTTGACGACGAGGGCAACAAGATCCGTGTTGCCAAGCGCACCGGTGAGGACATCTGA
- the rplE gene encoding 50S ribosomal protein L5, with product MTTTTAPRLKTRYREEIAGKLREEFSYENVMQIPGLVKIVVNMGVGDAARDSKLIDGAVKDLTTITGQKPAVTKARKSIAQFKLREGQPIGCHVTLRGDRMWEFLDRTLSLALPRIRDFRGLSPKQFDGRGNYTFGLTEQVMFHEIDQDKIDRVRGMDITVVTTATNDDEGRALLRHLGFPFKEN from the coding sequence ATGACTACCACCACCGCGCCGCGTCTCAAGACGCGCTACCGCGAGGAAATCGCCGGCAAGCTGCGTGAGGAGTTCTCCTACGAGAACGTCATGCAGATTCCCGGTCTGGTCAAGATCGTGGTCAACATGGGTGTGGGCGACGCCGCCCGCGACTCCAAGCTGATCGACGGGGCCGTCAAGGACCTCACCACGATCACCGGTCAGAAGCCGGCCGTCACCAAGGCCCGCAAGTCGATCGCGCAGTTCAAGCTGCGCGAGGGGCAGCCGATCGGCTGCCACGTCACCCTCCGCGGTGACCGCATGTGGGAGTTCCTGGACCGTACGCTGTCGCTCGCGCTGCCGCGTATCCGTGACTTCCGCGGCCTGTCGCCCAAGCAGTTCGACGGCCGTGGCAACTACACCTTCGGTCTCACGGAGCAGGTCATGTTCCACGAGATCGACCAGGACAAGATCGACCGGGTCCGGGGCATGGACATCACCGTGGTCACCACGGCGACCAATGACGACGAGGGTCGTGCCCTCCTTCGTCACCTCGGCTTCCCGTTCAAGGAGAACTGA
- a CDS encoding type Z 30S ribosomal protein S14, which produces MAKKALIAKAARKPKFGVRGYTRCQRCGRPHSVYRKFGLCRVCLREMAHRGELPGVTKSSW; this is translated from the coding sequence GTGGCGAAGAAGGCTCTGATCGCTAAGGCCGCCCGCAAGCCGAAGTTCGGCGTCCGGGGTTACACCCGGTGCCAGCGCTGCGGCCGGCCCCACTCCGTCTACCGCAAGTTCGGCCTGTGCCGCGTGTGCCTTCGTGAGATGGCTCACCGTGGCGAGCTGCCGGGCGTGACCAAGAGCTCCTGGTAA
- the rpsH gene encoding 30S ribosomal protein S8: protein MTMTDPIADMLTRLRNANSAYHDDVTMPHSKIKSHIAEILQQEGFITGWKVEDAEVGKNLVLELKFGPNRERSIAGIKRISKPGLRVYAKSTNLPKVLGGLGVAIISTSHGLLTGQQASKKGVGGEVLAYVW from the coding sequence ATGACCATGACTGATCCCATCGCAGACATGCTCACGCGTCTGCGCAACGCGAACTCGGCGTATCACGACGACGTCACGATGCCGCACAGCAAGATCAAGTCGCACATCGCGGAGATCCTCCAGCAGGAGGGCTTCATCACCGGCTGGAAGGTCGAGGACGCCGAGGTCGGCAAGAACCTCGTCCTCGAGCTGAAGTTCGGCCCGAACCGCGAGCGCTCGATCGCCGGCATCAAGCGAATCTCGAAGCCGGGTCTGCGTGTCTACGCAAAGTCCACCAACCTGCCGAAGGTCCTCGGCGGCCTGGGCGTGGCGATCATCTCCACGTCCCACGGTCTCCTGACCGGCCAGCAGGCCAGCAAGAAGGGCGTAGGTGGGGAAGTCCTCGCCTACGTCTGGTAG
- the rplF gene encoding 50S ribosomal protein L6: protein MSRIGKLPIQVPAGVDVTIDGRTVNVKGPKGTLTHTVASPIEVTKGEDGVLNVVRPNDERQNKALHGLSRTLVANMITGVTQGYIKALEISGVGYRVQAKGSNLEFALGYSHPIVIEAPEGITFKVETPTKFTVEGIDKQKVGETAAKIRKLRKPDPYKAKGVKYAGEVIRRKVGKAGK, encoded by the coding sequence ATGTCGCGAATCGGCAAGCTCCCCATCCAGGTTCCCGCCGGTGTGGACGTCACCATCGATGGCCGCACGGTCAACGTGAAGGGCCCCAAGGGCACCCTCACGCACACCGTCGCGTCGCCGATCGAGGTCACCAAGGGTGAGGACGGCGTCCTGAACGTCGTCCGCCCGAACGACGAGCGTCAGAACAAGGCCCTTCACGGCCTGTCCCGCACGCTGGTGGCGAACATGATCACCGGTGTGACCCAGGGATACATCAAGGCGCTCGAGATCAGTGGTGTCGGTTACCGCGTCCAGGCGAAGGGCTCCAACCTGGAGTTCGCCCTGGGCTACAGCCACCCGATCGTGATCGAGGCCCCGGAGGGCATCACCTTCAAGGTGGAGACCCCCACGAAGTTCACCGTCGAGGGCATCGACAAGCAGAAGGTCGGCGAGACCGCGGCCAAGATCCGCAAGCTGCGGAAGCCTGACCCGTACAAGGCCAAGGGCGTCAAGTACGCCGGCGAGGTCATCCGCCGCAAGGTCGGAAAGGCTGGTAAGTAG
- the rplR gene encoding 50S ribosomal protein L18, which produces MAYGVKIAKGDAYKRAARKRRHIRVRKHISGSPERPRLVVTRSNRHMVAQIIDDIAGHTLASASTLDVSIRGGEGDKSSQAKQVGALVAERAKAAGVEAVVFDRGGNQYAGRIAALADAAREAGLKF; this is translated from the coding sequence ATGGCATACGGCGTGAAGATCGCCAAGGGCGACGCGTACAAGCGCGCGGCTCGCAAGCGGCGCCACATCCGCGTCCGCAAGCACATCTCCGGTTCGCCGGAGCGTCCGCGCCTGGTCGTGACCCGCTCCAACCGCCACATGGTCGCCCAGATCATCGACGACATCGCGGGCCACACGCTCGCGTCGGCGTCGACCCTGGACGTCTCCATCCGTGGTGGCGAGGGCGACAAGAGCAGCCAGGCCAAGCAGGTCGGCGCCCTGGTCGCCGAGCGTGCCAAGGCCGCAGGCGTCGAGGCCGTCGTGTTTGACCGCGGTGGTAACCAGTACGCCGGGCGGATTGCCGCTCTGGCTGACGCCGCCCGTGAAGCCGGGCTGAAGTTCTAG
- the rpsE gene encoding 30S ribosomal protein S5 → MAGPQRRGSGAGGGERRDRKGRDGGAAAAEKTAYVERVVAINRVAKVVKGGRRFSFTALVVVGDGDGTVGVGYGKAKEVPAAIAKGVEEAKKNFFKVPRIQGTIPHPIQGEKAAGVVLLKPASPGTGVIAGGPVRAVLECAGVHDILSKSLGSSNPINIVHATVAALQGLQRPEEIAARRGLPLEDVAPAALLRARAGAGA, encoded by the coding sequence ATGGCTGGACCCCAGCGCCGCGGAAGCGGTGCCGGTGGCGGCGAGCGGCGGGACCGGAAGGGCCGTGACGGCGGCGCTGCTGCCGCCGAGAAGACCGCGTACGTCGAGCGCGTCGTCGCGATCAACCGAGTCGCCAAGGTTGTGAAGGGTGGTCGTCGCTTCAGCTTCACCGCGCTGGTCGTGGTGGGCGATGGTGACGGCACCGTCGGTGTCGGTTACGGCAAGGCCAAGGAAGTTCCCGCGGCCATCGCCAAGGGCGTGGAAGAGGCCAAGAAGAACTTCTTCAAGGTCCCGCGTATCCAGGGCACCATCCCTCACCCGATCCAGGGCGAGAAGGCTGCGGGCGTCGTCCTGCTCAAGCCGGCTTCCCCCGGTACCGGTGTGATCGCCGGTGGCCCGGTGCGCGCCGTTCTCGAGTGCGCCGGCGTTCACGACATCCTGTCGAAGTCGCTCGGGTCCTCGAACCCGATCAACATCGTGCACGCGACCGTGGCGGCCCTCCAGGGCCTGCAGCGTCCCGAGGAGATCGCGGCCCGCCGCGGTCTGCCCCTCGAGGACGTCGCTCCCGCGGCTCTGCTTCGTGCGCGTGCGGGAGCGGGTGCGTAA
- the rpmD gene encoding 50S ribosomal protein L30: MARLKITQTKSYIGSKQNHRDTLRSLGLKRLNDSVVKEDRPEFRGMVHTVRHLVTVEEVD; this comes from the coding sequence ATGGCTCGCCTCAAGATCACGCAGACGAAGTCGTACATCGGCAGCAAGCAGAACCACCGCGACACCCTGCGTTCGCTCGGGCTCAAGCGCCTGAACGACTCGGTTGTCAAGGAGGACCGCCCCGAGTTCCGCGGCATGGTGCACACCGTCCGCCACCTCGTGACGGTTGAGGAGGTCGACTGA
- the rplO gene encoding 50S ribosomal protein L15 has product MAENKPLKAHDLRPAPGAKTAKTRVGRGEASKGKTAGRGTKGTKARYQVPERFEGGQMPLHMRLPKLKGFKNPFRTEYQVVNLDKLATLYPEGGEVTVADLVAKGAVRNNHLVKVLGQGEISVALQVSVDAVSGSAKEKITAAGGTVTELV; this is encoded by the coding sequence ATGGCGGAGAACAAGCCGCTGAAGGCGCATGACCTCCGGCCTGCCCCGGGTGCCAAGACCGCCAAGACCCGTGTGGGTCGTGGTGAGGCGTCCAAGGGTAAGACCGCTGGTCGTGGTACCAAGGGCACCAAGGCCCGTTACCAGGTTCCGGAGCGCTTCGAGGGTGGGCAGATGCCCCTCCACATGCGTCTCCCGAAGCTCAAGGGCTTCAAGAACCCGTTCCGCACGGAGTACCAGGTCGTGAACCTGGACAAGCTCGCGACGCTCTACCCCGAGGGTGGAGAGGTCACGGTGGCCGACCTGGTCGCCAAGGGTGCCGTGCGCAACAACCACCTCGTCAAGGTCCTCGGACAGGGCGAGATCTCCGTGGCGCTGCAGGTTTCGGTTGACGCCGTCTCCGGCTCCGCCAAGGAGAAGATCACCGCCGCCGGCGGTACCGTCACCGAGCTCGTCTGA
- the secY gene encoding preprotein translocase subunit SecY — MLTGFARAFKTPDLRKKLLFTLGIIVLYRLGAHIPVPGVSYENVQTCVDQASKGNNSLFGLVNMFSGGALLQITIFALGIMPYITASIILQLLTVVIPRLEALKKEGSSGQTKITQYTRYLTVALAILQGTGLVATARSGALFSGCPVADQIVPNQSMFTTIVMVITMTAGTAAVMWLGELITDRGIGNGMSILMFISIAASFPSALWAIKTSGKLADGWIEFFTVILVGFVMVALVVFVEQAQRRIPVQYAKRMIGRRSYGGTSTYIPLKVNQAGVIPVIFASSLLYIPALIVQFSNSKADWAIWIQDNLTKGTHPYYMTAYFLLIVFFAFFYVAISFNPEEVADNMKKYGGFIPGIRAGRPTAEYLSYVLNRITWPGSLYLGLIALVPTMALAGFGGANQNFPFGGTSILIIVGVGLETVKQIESQLQQRNYEGFLR, encoded by the coding sequence GTGCTCACCGGCTTCGCCCGGGCGTTCAAGACGCCCGACCTGCGCAAGAAGCTGCTCTTCACTCTCGGCATCATCGTGCTCTACCGGCTCGGGGCCCACATCCCGGTACCGGGCGTGAGCTACGAGAACGTCCAGACCTGTGTTGATCAGGCAAGTAAGGGCAACAACAGCCTCTTCGGCCTGGTGAACATGTTCAGCGGTGGTGCGCTGCTGCAGATCACGATCTTCGCGCTCGGCATCATGCCGTACATCACGGCCAGCATCATTCTTCAGCTGCTGACCGTGGTCATCCCCCGACTCGAGGCGCTCAAGAAGGAGGGGTCGTCCGGGCAGACCAAGATCACGCAGTACACGCGTTATCTGACGGTCGCGCTCGCGATCCTCCAGGGCACCGGCCTGGTGGCCACCGCCCGCAGCGGCGCCCTGTTCAGCGGCTGCCCGGTCGCCGACCAGATCGTCCCGAACCAGTCGATGTTCACGACGATCGTGATGGTCATCACGATGACCGCCGGTACCGCCGCCGTCATGTGGCTCGGTGAGCTCATCACCGACCGCGGCATCGGCAACGGCATGTCGATCCTGATGTTCATCTCGATCGCCGCCAGCTTCCCGTCCGCCCTCTGGGCCATCAAGACCAGCGGCAAGCTCGCGGACGGCTGGATCGAGTTCTTCACCGTGATCCTGGTCGGCTTCGTGATGGTGGCGCTCGTCGTCTTCGTCGAGCAGGCCCAGCGCCGTATCCCGGTGCAGTACGCGAAGCGCATGATCGGCCGCCGTTCCTACGGCGGAACGTCCACGTACATCCCGCTCAAGGTGAACCAGGCGGGTGTGATTCCCGTCATCTTCGCTTCTTCGCTGCTCTACATCCCGGCCCTCATCGTCCAGTTCTCCAACTCCAAGGCGGACTGGGCGATCTGGATCCAGGACAACCTGACCAAGGGCACGCACCCGTACTACATGACCGCCTACTTCCTGTTGATCGTCTTCTTCGCCTTCTTCTATGTGGCGATTTCGTTCAACCCCGAGGAAGTCGCCGACAACATGAAGAAGTATGGTGGCTTCATCCCGGGTATCCGGGCTGGTCGACCTACTGCCGAGTACCTGAGCTACGTGCTCAACAGGATCACTTGGCCGGGCTCGCTGTACCTGGGTCTGATCGCTCTGGTGCCGACGATGGCGTTGGCAGGCTTCGGTGGCGCTAACCAGAACTTCCCGTTCGGCGGGACGAGCATCCTCATCATCGTGGGTGTGGGTCTGGAGACCGTGAAGCAGATCGAGAGTCAGCTCCAGCAGCGCAATTACGAAGGGTTCCTCCGCTGA
- a CDS encoding adenylate kinase, which translates to MRIVLVGPPGAGKGTQAAYLAKNLSIPHISTGDLFRANISQGTDLGKQARAYMDAGQLVPDEVTNGMAKDRMSQPDAVDGFLLDGFPRNVGQAEALDVMLKDEGVKLDAVLDLEVPEDEVVKRIAGRRICRNDSAHVFHVTYNAPKTEGVCDTCGGELYQRDDDTEETVRTRLEVYHTQTEPIIDYYRAQDLVVTISALGKVTDVTDRAMEALKKPAKG; encoded by the coding sequence ATGCGAATCGTCCTCGTCGGCCCGCCGGGTGCCGGCAAGGGAACGCAGGCCGCGTACCTTGCCAAGAACCTGTCGATTCCGCACATCTCCACGGGCGACCTCTTCCGCGCCAACATCAGCCAGGGCACCGACCTTGGCAAGCAGGCCCGCGCCTACATGGACGCGGGGCAGCTGGTGCCGGACGAGGTGACGAACGGGATGGCCAAGGACCGCATGTCCCAGCCGGACGCGGTCGACGGCTTCCTGCTCGACGGCTTCCCGCGCAACGTGGGCCAGGCCGAAGCCCTGGACGTGATGCTCAAGGACGAGGGCGTGAAGCTGGACGCCGTGCTCGACCTGGAGGTCCCCGAGGACGAGGTCGTGAAGCGGATCGCGGGTCGCCGCATCTGCCGCAACGACAGCGCGCACGTCTTCCACGTCACGTACAACGCGCCGAAGACCGAGGGCGTCTGCGACACCTGCGGCGGCGAGCTGTACCAGCGGGACGACGACACCGAGGAGACGGTGCGTACGCGGCTGGAGGTCTACCACACGCAGACCGAGCCGATCATCGATTACTACCGCGCGCAGGACCTGGTGGTCACCATCTCCGCGCTCGGCAAGGTCACCGACGTGACCGACCGGGCCATGGAGGCGCTGAAGAAGCCCGCGAAGGGCTGA